A part of Myxococcus landrumus genomic DNA contains:
- a CDS encoding FAD-dependent oxidoreductase: protein MRALTNLPSDPGPSLQLGMPGFTFEDLYRPRGLRRLAQSFDARLAEDDPELFKAFDAYRQAGGQGLTGPAESDLLVRVARHVSRFVARLFRIEQEHEQLMGNLKGELPLFNFKREFITRRVFKKGAADRPALSEFPSLDARMRLMLQLGFPEALSAGDFERGLAESVLSLMELERLFSGNLPAEEQAKADALRARWTALRAALVETPEGRDAFGSSLVTHGDDAAELQSVRALLSLADRWTYARALHPETKDQFHHWPTHRVPKPLVFDQLVQLQRPDAELPEATEGLEHHLRHRDGFKLTDRRGTARDVMNEVDYCVLCHEREKDSCSTGFPAKDKVAEGHSYKKNPLGIPLTGCPLDERISEAHLLKREGNSLASLIMVTLDNPMCPGTGHRICNDCMKACIFQKQEPVNIPLAETAALTDVLDLPWGFEIYGLLTRWNPLNIRRPYALPYVGRNVLVVGLGPAGYTLSHYLLNEGFGVTGMDGLKIEPFADELVGRNGHALKPIHNWRTLTRELDERVLEGFGGVSEYGITVRWDKNFLTLIHLTLARRDGFRIHGGVRFGGTLTIEDAWELGFDHIAIAAGAGRPTIIGMKNNLIRGIRKASDFLMALQLTGAFKKDSLANLQVQLPAIVIGGGLTGIDTATELMAYYPVQVEKAIERHERLAAELGEDAILAKLDAEERATYQTFLEHGRAVRTERAKAKEEGRTPDFIKLVRAWGGVSLAYRRSLTESPAYRLNHEEVSKALEEGIRFIERMSPVEALPDATGAVRALRFERMVTVDGKLKGSGQFFELPARTVCVAAGTSPNVTYEREYPGTFKLDEAGDYFQGYSLVESEGGFQLEPVEASEDLDSKVGFFTSYAKDGRFISFYGDNHPTYAGNVVKAMASAKDGYSEVARLYAKEVASLDFDDEVAQARREELRAAHFAKLDAAFNATVVSVKRLTPTIVEVVVKAPFAASHFQPGQFYRLQNFERNAPIVDGMRLTMEGLALTGAWVDKEQGLMGTIVLEMGSSSRLCSALKPGESVVLMGPTGAPTEIGHNETVALVGGGLGNAVLFSIARSLKAAGCRVVYFAGYRLKSDSFKQDEIEAGTDQIVWSVDSGDTIEPRRPQDSAFRGNVVQAMLSYAEGKLSAPALIKLSEVDRIIAIGSDRMMRAVAEARHGVLQPHLKPDHEAIGSINSPMQCMMKEICAQCLQRHVDPRTGKETWVFSCYNQDQRLDQVDFVNLNQRLRGNTVMEKVADLFLAQLLKKAPHLKRV, encoded by the coding sequence ATGCGCGCCTTGACCAACCTGCCCTCTGACCCTGGCCCTTCCCTCCAACTGGGCATGCCGGGATTCACCTTCGAGGACCTGTACCGCCCGCGCGGCCTGCGCCGGCTGGCCCAGAGCTTCGACGCGCGTCTCGCCGAGGATGACCCCGAGCTGTTCAAGGCCTTCGACGCCTACCGCCAGGCGGGAGGCCAGGGCCTCACCGGCCCCGCCGAATCGGACCTGCTGGTGCGCGTGGCCCGGCATGTGTCGCGCTTCGTCGCCCGGCTCTTCCGCATCGAGCAGGAGCACGAGCAGTTGATGGGGAACCTGAAGGGGGAGCTGCCCCTCTTCAACTTCAAGCGCGAGTTCATCACCCGCCGCGTTTTCAAGAAGGGCGCCGCCGACCGGCCCGCGCTCTCCGAGTTCCCCTCGCTGGATGCCCGCATGCGGCTGATGCTCCAGTTGGGCTTCCCCGAGGCGCTCTCCGCGGGAGACTTCGAGCGGGGCCTCGCCGAGTCGGTGCTCAGCCTCATGGAGCTGGAGCGCCTGTTCTCCGGCAACCTGCCCGCGGAGGAGCAGGCGAAGGCGGACGCCCTGCGCGCCCGGTGGACCGCGCTGCGCGCCGCGCTGGTGGAGACGCCCGAGGGACGCGACGCGTTCGGCTCGAGCCTGGTCACCCACGGCGACGACGCCGCGGAGCTCCAGTCCGTCCGCGCGCTGCTGTCGCTGGCGGACCGGTGGACGTACGCCCGCGCGCTGCACCCGGAGACGAAGGACCAGTTCCACCACTGGCCCACGCACCGCGTGCCCAAGCCTCTGGTGTTCGACCAGCTGGTGCAGCTGCAGCGCCCGGACGCGGAGCTCCCCGAGGCCACCGAGGGCCTGGAGCACCACCTGCGCCACCGCGACGGCTTCAAGCTCACCGACCGCCGGGGCACCGCGCGCGACGTGATGAACGAGGTGGACTATTGCGTGCTCTGCCACGAGCGCGAGAAGGACTCCTGCTCCACGGGCTTCCCCGCGAAGGACAAGGTCGCCGAGGGCCATAGCTACAAGAAGAACCCGCTGGGCATCCCCCTCACGGGCTGTCCGCTCGATGAGCGCATCTCGGAAGCCCACCTGCTCAAGCGCGAGGGCAACTCGCTGGCGTCGCTCATCATGGTGACGCTGGACAACCCGATGTGCCCGGGCACCGGCCACCGCATCTGCAACGACTGCATGAAGGCCTGCATCTTCCAGAAGCAGGAGCCGGTGAACATCCCGCTGGCGGAGACGGCCGCGTTGACGGACGTGCTGGACCTGCCGTGGGGCTTCGAAATCTACGGGCTGCTCACGCGCTGGAACCCGCTCAACATCCGCCGCCCCTACGCCCTGCCCTACGTGGGCCGCAACGTGCTCGTCGTGGGCCTGGGCCCCGCCGGCTACACGCTGTCGCACTACCTGCTCAACGAGGGCTTTGGCGTCACCGGCATGGACGGCCTGAAAATCGAGCCGTTCGCCGATGAGCTCGTGGGCCGCAACGGCCATGCGCTCAAGCCCATCCACAACTGGCGCACACTGACGCGCGAGCTGGATGAGCGCGTGCTGGAGGGCTTCGGTGGCGTGTCCGAGTACGGAATCACCGTGCGCTGGGACAAGAACTTCCTCACCCTCATCCACCTGACGCTGGCGCGGCGCGACGGCTTCCGCATCCACGGCGGCGTACGCTTCGGTGGAACGCTCACCATCGAGGACGCGTGGGAGCTGGGCTTCGACCACATCGCCATCGCCGCTGGCGCCGGGCGCCCCACCATCATCGGGATGAAGAACAACCTCATCCGGGGCATCCGCAAGGCCAGCGACTTCCTCATGGCGCTGCAGCTCACCGGCGCCTTCAAGAAGGACTCGCTCGCCAACCTCCAGGTGCAGCTGCCCGCCATCGTCATCGGCGGCGGCCTCACCGGCATCGACACCGCCACGGAGCTGATGGCCTACTACCCGGTGCAGGTGGAGAAGGCCATCGAGCGCCATGAGCGGCTCGCCGCGGAGCTGGGTGAGGACGCCATCCTCGCGAAGCTGGACGCCGAGGAGCGCGCCACCTACCAGACGTTCCTGGAGCATGGCCGCGCCGTGCGCACCGAGCGCGCGAAGGCGAAGGAAGAAGGCCGCACGCCAGACTTCATCAAGCTGGTGCGCGCGTGGGGCGGCGTCAGCCTGGCCTACCGCCGCAGCCTCACCGAGTCTCCCGCCTACCGCCTCAACCACGAGGAGGTCTCCAAGGCGCTGGAGGAAGGCATCCGCTTCATCGAGCGGATGAGCCCCGTGGAGGCCCTGCCGGACGCGACCGGCGCGGTGCGCGCGCTGCGCTTCGAGCGCATGGTGACGGTGGACGGCAAGCTCAAGGGCAGCGGCCAGTTCTTCGAGTTGCCGGCGCGCACGGTGTGCGTGGCCGCGGGCACCTCGCCCAACGTCACGTACGAGCGCGAGTACCCGGGCACCTTCAAGCTCGACGAGGCCGGCGACTACTTCCAGGGCTACTCCCTGGTGGAGTCCGAGGGTGGCTTCCAGCTCGAGCCCGTGGAGGCCAGCGAGGACCTGGACTCGAAGGTGGGCTTCTTCACCTCGTACGCGAAGGACGGCCGCTTCATCTCCTTCTACGGCGACAACCACCCCACCTACGCGGGCAACGTGGTGAAGGCCATGGCCAGCGCGAAGGATGGCTACTCGGAGGTGGCGCGGCTGTATGCCAAGGAAGTGGCCTCGCTCGACTTCGACGACGAGGTGGCGCAGGCTCGGCGTGAGGAGCTTCGCGCCGCGCACTTCGCGAAGCTGGACGCCGCGTTCAACGCCACGGTGGTGTCCGTCAAGCGCCTCACCCCGACGATTGTCGAGGTGGTGGTGAAGGCGCCCTTCGCGGCCAGCCACTTCCAGCCCGGCCAGTTCTACCGGCTCCAGAACTTCGAGCGGAACGCGCCCATCGTCGACGGCATGCGCCTGACGATGGAGGGCCTGGCCCTCACGGGTGCCTGGGTGGACAAGGAGCAGGGACTGATGGGCACCATCGTCCTGGAGATGGGCTCCTCGTCGCGCCTGTGCTCGGCGCTGAAGCCGGGTGAGAGCGTGGTGCTGATGGGCCCCACGGGCGCTCCCACGGAGATTGGCCACAACGAGACGGTGGCGCTCGTGGGTGGTGGCCTGGGCAACGCGGTGCTGTTCTCCATCGCCCGCTCGCTCAAGGCCGCGGGCTGCCGCGTCGTCTACTTCGCCGGCTACCGCCTCAAGTCGGACTCCTTCAAGCAGGACGAAATCGAGGCTGGCACGGACCAGATTGTCTGGTCGGTGGACTCAGGGGACACCATCGAGCCCCGGCGCCCGCAGGACTCCGCCTTCCGGGGCAACGTGGTGCAGGCCATGCTGTCCTACGCCGAGGGCAAGCTGAGTGCTCCGGCGCTCATCAAGCTGTCCGAGGTGGACCGCATCATCGCCATCGGCTCGGACCGGATGATGCGCGCGGTGGCCGAGGCCCGGCACGGCGTGCTCCAGCCGCACCTGAAGCCGGACCACGAGGCCATCGGCTCCATCAACTCGCCGATGCAGTGCATGATGAAGGAGATCTGCGCCCAGTGCCTCCAGCGGCACGTGGACCCGCGCACGGGCAAGGAGACGTGGGTCTTCTCCTGCTACAACCAGGACCAGCGGCTGGACCAGGTCGACTTCGTCAACCTCAACCAGCGGCTGCGCGGCAACACCGTCATGGAGAAGGTCGCCGACCTCTTCCTGGCGCAGCTGCTCAAGAAGGCGCCCCACCTCAAGCGCGTCTGA
- a CDS encoding glycosyltransferase family 4 protein, with product MRRTVSTGPIAFDATLWDEPTTGIGLYTRCLAGALEAKGVQLEKLGARDSGDHPRGGGSRTAWTLARLPRVLERSRPPLYHALGNFNLPLTRVPGTAYVLTVLDLIPLIMPDTVSAKFRWQFRLWLSRSLLLADRVVCISERTRQDLLERFPEAESRAVVVPIGVDHVHAPVLDVTSEDFLRALSLPKDYVLYAGSLDVRKNVDLVLDAMERLRAQGRPASLVLAGQSWFGSGRVESRIARLRAEGHDIRPLGYQAEPVFYELMRRAAVFVFPSRYEGFGLPPLEAMRLGTPAIVSTAGSLPEVCGDAAPSVRPDDAEGLAEAIHRLLRSPREREDFARKGQARAAQFTWERTAEQTLAVYEDVLRR from the coding sequence ATGAGGCGCACCGTGTCCACCGGCCCCATCGCTTTCGACGCGACACTCTGGGATGAGCCCACCACGGGCATTGGCCTCTATACCCGCTGTCTCGCGGGGGCCCTGGAGGCCAAGGGCGTGCAGCTGGAGAAGCTGGGCGCGCGCGACTCCGGCGACCACCCTCGGGGGGGCGGCAGCCGCACCGCCTGGACGCTCGCCCGGCTCCCTCGAGTGCTCGAGCGCTCGCGGCCGCCGCTGTATCACGCGCTGGGAAACTTCAACCTCCCGCTGACCCGCGTGCCCGGCACGGCCTACGTCCTCACGGTGCTGGACCTGATTCCGCTCATCATGCCGGACACTGTCTCCGCGAAGTTCCGGTGGCAGTTCCGGCTGTGGCTGTCGCGCAGCCTGCTCCTGGCGGACCGGGTGGTGTGCATCAGCGAGCGCACGCGACAGGACCTGCTGGAGCGCTTCCCGGAGGCCGAGTCGCGCGCGGTGGTGGTGCCCATCGGCGTGGACCATGTGCACGCGCCCGTGCTGGATGTGACGAGCGAGGACTTCCTGCGGGCCCTGTCGCTGCCCAAGGACTACGTCCTCTATGCGGGCTCGCTCGATGTCCGGAAGAATGTGGACCTGGTGCTGGATGCCATGGAGCGCCTGCGCGCCCAGGGGCGGCCCGCGTCGCTCGTGCTGGCGGGGCAGAGCTGGTTCGGCTCGGGACGGGTGGAGTCGCGCATCGCTCGGTTGCGCGCGGAGGGACACGACATTCGTCCCCTGGGCTACCAGGCGGAGCCCGTGTTCTACGAGCTGATGCGGCGCGCGGCCGTGTTCGTCTTTCCGTCTCGCTACGAGGGCTTCGGTCTTCCTCCCCTGGAGGCGATGCGGCTGGGCACTCCCGCCATCGTCTCGACGGCGGGCTCGCTGCCGGAGGTCTGCGGTGATGCGGCCCCCTCGGTGCGGCCGGATGATGCAGAGGGGCTCGCGGAGGCCATCCACCGGCTGCTGCGCTCGCCTCGGGAGCGCGAAGACTTCGCGCGGAAGGGCCAGGCTCGCGCGGCGCAGTTCACCTGGGAACGGACCGCGGAACAAACGCTGGCGGTCTACGAGGACGTGCTCCGACGCTGA
- a CDS encoding glycosyltransferase — protein MAIHQLIASFVPGDASGQAALHLQLLLRRLGVWGGLYADEVGAGLEGLASPASELKPEPGDLVLYHHGIASPLSSRLMHLNCRRGLVFHNISPTRFYTGTTLENALVAGRAQLAAMAPFVDVAIGVSDYNAAELRVAGYRNVHTVPLLIEPERFGRDRADAKMLKKLSGPGPVLLGVSRVMPHKRFEDLLALHRELLRLRPQARLLMVGGYEPGSRYFRALKREARGLSGVNFLGRLNHAELVAAYRSASVFVSMSEHEGFGVPLIEAMASDVPVMAYGAAAVPETLGGAGVAFDQKRFAFLAELAVDLSEDLSLREPLIAGQRRRLEHFSAASVQGALSRALEGFLPAPRPRRAPPKRPRVAVVVQRYGEVTGGSEMLAAQVSERLSPHWDITVLTTCAKDHLSWENVFPEGPDRIRGVNVLRFPTTRTRNIQGFNGLSRRVFDKSNERLREEQWVAEQGPMSPGLLRHLASTQHEYDGYLFFTYLYAPTVWGLPLVADRALIVPTTHDEAPIRFDAYRDVFELPRALLCLTPEELTIIEKYFPGHARTRVVGVGVERPAADGARFRKKHGLHRDYLLYVGRQEAGKGVPELLQHHQALKQKYADAPDLVLAGDASMPLEGDGVRYLGRIPEQDKHDALAGALAVVVPSRYESLSLLTLESFAQGTPVLVNGRSDVLVGQVTRSGAGRAYTDLDSFIQGLREVGEARGPMGAKGLAYVKKQGWPQVVAAYQEELQRILEEKHR, from the coding sequence ATGGCGATTCACCAGTTGATAGCGAGCTTCGTGCCCGGCGACGCCAGCGGACAGGCGGCGTTGCACCTCCAGCTCCTCCTGCGCCGCCTGGGCGTGTGGGGCGGCCTGTACGCCGATGAGGTGGGCGCGGGACTGGAGGGACTGGCGAGTCCCGCTTCCGAGCTGAAACCAGAGCCCGGAGACCTGGTGCTGTATCACCACGGCATCGCCTCTCCGCTGAGCAGCCGGCTCATGCACCTGAACTGCCGGCGCGGCCTCGTGTTCCACAACATCAGCCCCACGCGCTTCTACACGGGGACGACGTTGGAGAACGCGCTGGTGGCGGGCCGCGCGCAGCTTGCCGCCATGGCACCCTTCGTGGACGTGGCCATCGGCGTGTCGGACTACAACGCCGCGGAGCTGCGCGTCGCGGGCTATCGCAACGTCCACACAGTTCCGCTGCTCATCGAGCCGGAGCGCTTCGGCCGCGACCGCGCCGACGCGAAGATGCTGAAGAAGCTGTCGGGCCCGGGCCCCGTGCTGCTCGGCGTCAGCCGGGTGATGCCGCACAAGCGCTTCGAGGACCTCCTCGCGCTGCACCGCGAGCTCTTGCGACTGCGCCCCCAGGCCCGCCTGTTGATGGTGGGAGGCTATGAGCCGGGCAGTCGCTACTTCCGCGCGCTCAAGCGGGAGGCCCGTGGACTGAGCGGGGTGAACTTCCTGGGCCGGCTGAACCACGCGGAGCTGGTGGCCGCGTACCGCTCCGCCTCCGTGTTCGTGTCGATGAGCGAGCACGAGGGCTTCGGTGTCCCGCTCATCGAGGCCATGGCCTCCGACGTGCCGGTGATGGCGTACGGCGCCGCGGCGGTGCCGGAGACGCTGGGCGGCGCGGGTGTCGCGTTCGACCAGAAGCGCTTCGCCTTCCTCGCCGAGCTGGCGGTGGACCTGAGCGAGGACCTGTCCCTGCGCGAGCCCCTCATCGCGGGCCAGCGTCGCCGCCTGGAGCACTTCTCCGCCGCCTCCGTGCAAGGAGCCCTCTCGCGCGCCCTGGAGGGCTTCCTGCCCGCGCCCCGGCCCCGACGCGCGCCGCCCAAGCGGCCTCGGGTCGCCGTGGTGGTGCAGCGGTACGGCGAGGTGACGGGCGGCTCGGAGATGCTGGCCGCGCAGGTGTCCGAGCGCCTCAGCCCGCACTGGGACATCACGGTGCTGACCACGTGCGCGAAGGACCACCTCTCGTGGGAGAACGTCTTCCCGGAAGGGCCGGACCGGATTCGCGGTGTGAACGTGCTGCGCTTCCCGACGACGCGGACGCGCAACATCCAGGGCTTCAACGGGCTGTCGCGCCGGGTCTTCGACAAGAGCAACGAGCGGCTGCGCGAGGAGCAGTGGGTGGCCGAGCAGGGCCCCATGTCCCCGGGCCTGCTGCGCCACCTCGCCTCCACGCAGCACGAGTACGACGGCTACCTGTTCTTCACGTACCTCTACGCGCCGACGGTCTGGGGCCTGCCCCTGGTGGCGGACCGGGCGCTGATTGTCCCCACCACGCACGACGAAGCACCCATCCGCTTCGATGCGTACCGGGACGTCTTCGAGCTCCCCCGCGCGCTGCTCTGCCTCACCCCGGAGGAGCTGACCATCATCGAGAAGTACTTCCCCGGGCACGCGAGGACTCGCGTGGTGGGCGTGGGCGTGGAGCGTCCGGCCGCCGACGGGGCTCGCTTCCGGAAGAAGCACGGCCTGCACCGCGACTACCTGCTCTATGTGGGCCGACAGGAAGCCGGCAAGGGCGTGCCCGAGCTGCTCCAGCACCACCAGGCCCTGAAACAGAAGTACGCGGACGCGCCGGACCTGGTGCTCGCGGGCGACGCCAGCATGCCCCTGGAAGGCGACGGCGTGCGCTACCTCGGACGCATCCCGGAGCAGGACAAGCACGATGCGCTGGCCGGGGCGCTGGCGGTGGTGGTGCCCTCCCGCTATGAGAGCCTGTCACTGCTCACGCTGGAGTCCTTCGCGCAGGGCACGCCGGTGTTGGTGAATGGCCGCTCGGACGTGCTGGTCGGACAGGTGACGCGCAGCGGAGCGGGACGGGCGTACACGGACCTGGACTCGTTCATCCAGGGCCTGCGTGAAGTGGGCGAAGCCCGAGGTCCCATGGGCGCCAAGGGCCTGGCGTACGTGAAGAAGCAAGGGTGGCCGCAAGTGGTCGCCGCCTATCAGGAGGAGCTGCAACGCATCCTCGAGGAGAAGCACCGATGA
- a CDS encoding NADAR family protein, with protein MAGTQRQGRFTFFWKEESPFSQFNRVAFEVEGVRYNCAEQFMMAGKARLFGDTEMLAEILEAKTPRAQKALGRKVRGFDVATWERERERIVYAGNHAKFTQNASYLEALLASRGTELVEASPMDRIWGVGLKMEDPRIQDPSKWRGLNLLGKVLTRLREDLLAEGISVPPTDAP; from the coding sequence ATGGCGGGCACGCAACGGCAGGGCCGGTTCACCTTCTTCTGGAAGGAGGAGTCCCCCTTCTCCCAGTTCAATCGCGTGGCGTTCGAAGTGGAGGGCGTCCGCTACAACTGTGCCGAGCAGTTCATGATGGCGGGCAAGGCACGCCTCTTCGGTGACACGGAGATGCTGGCCGAAATCCTCGAGGCCAAGACACCTCGCGCGCAGAAGGCATTGGGCCGGAAGGTCCGCGGCTTCGACGTGGCAACCTGGGAGCGTGAGCGTGAGCGAATCGTCTACGCGGGCAATCACGCGAAGTTCACGCAGAACGCGTCGTACCTCGAAGCGCTGCTCGCCAGTCGTGGGACGGAGCTGGTGGAGGCCAGCCCCATGGACCGCATCTGGGGTGTGGGCCTGAAGATGGAGGACCCGCGCATCCAGGACCCGTCCAAGTGGCGTGGCTTGAATCTGCTGGGCAAGGTGCTGACGCGCCTGCGTGAGGACCTCCTCGCGGAAGGTATCAGCGTGCCGCCAACTGACGCGCCATGA
- a CDS encoding GDP-mannose 4,6-dehydratase: protein MRILVTGADGFVGRHLCALLRASGDEVVEAHGPRGEGVSSSALHFDVANEAAVKAAVAEAKPDGVIHLAGFSSVAKSHHNPSRVFAVNTMGVVNLLTALRENAPKTRVVLVGSGEVYGPVPAGTRATEDTPAIPLSPYAASKSAAELAGVQFHRSYGLEVMMARPFNHLGAGQDPTFVVPSFASQIRAIGLGTVDPVLRTGNLDAVRDFSHVRDVVEAYRLLLVKGEPGQAYNICSGEGRTIRDLLEEMLLLAGVNARIELDPARLRPSDIPSLIGSPDKLRALGWTPKLTVTDALRDVLGPKVPGAARTQA, encoded by the coding sequence ATGCGCATTCTCGTCACGGGAGCGGATGGGTTCGTCGGCAGGCATCTTTGCGCGCTCCTGCGCGCATCCGGTGACGAGGTCGTCGAAGCACACGGGCCACGCGGAGAAGGGGTCAGCAGCAGCGCCCTGCACTTCGACGTGGCCAACGAGGCCGCGGTGAAGGCCGCCGTGGCCGAGGCGAAGCCCGACGGAGTCATCCATCTGGCGGGCTTCAGCTCGGTGGCCAAGAGCCACCACAACCCCTCGCGCGTGTTCGCGGTGAACACCATGGGGGTGGTGAACCTCCTGACGGCGCTGCGAGAGAACGCGCCCAAGACGCGGGTCGTCCTGGTGGGCTCGGGTGAGGTCTATGGCCCGGTGCCCGCGGGGACTCGCGCCACCGAGGACACGCCCGCGATTCCGCTGAGCCCCTACGCGGCCTCCAAGTCCGCGGCGGAGCTGGCCGGAGTCCAGTTCCACCGCAGCTACGGGCTGGAGGTCATGATGGCCCGGCCCTTCAACCACCTGGGCGCGGGACAGGACCCCACCTTCGTGGTGCCCTCGTTCGCCTCGCAGATTCGCGCCATTGGACTGGGCACGGTGGACCCGGTGCTCCGCACGGGCAACCTGGATGCCGTGCGCGACTTCTCCCACGTGCGCGACGTGGTGGAGGCGTACCGGCTGCTGCTCGTGAAGGGTGAGCCCGGGCAGGCGTACAACATCTGCAGCGGAGAGGGACGCACCATCCGCGACCTGCTGGAGGAGATGCTCCTGCTCGCGGGAGTCAATGCGCGCATCGAGCTGGACCCCGCGCGCCTGCGCCCCTCCGACATCCCCAGCCTCATCGGCTCGCCAGACAAGCTCCGCGCCCTGGGCTGGACGCCCAAGCTGACGGTGACGGACGCCTTGCGCGACGTCCTGGGCCCCAAGGTCCCGGGCGCCGCCCGCACGCAGGCCTGA
- the gmd gene encoding GDP-mannose 4,6-dehydratase — translation MATKRALITGITGQDGSYLAELLLSKGYEVHGMVRRSSEEKFERIQHLHGKIQLHQGDLLDQFSLAALLNLVKPDEVYNLAAQSFVPTSWNQPVLTGEFTALGVTKMLEAIRHTRPQARFYQASSSEMFGKVLEVPQTEDTPFYPRSPYGVAKAYGHHITVNYRESFGLFAVSGILFNHESPRRGLEFVTRKVTYNVARIKLGLQEKLPMGNLDAKRDWGFAGDYVDAMWRMLQQPEPEDYVVATNETHTVRELVEIAFGRVGLDWQKHVVIDPAFVRPAEVDLLIGDPAKAKEKLGWEPKVRFKQLIEMMVDADLERVKAGQR, via the coding sequence ATGGCGACCAAGCGCGCACTCATTACAGGCATCACGGGGCAAGACGGCAGCTACCTCGCGGAGCTGCTGCTTTCGAAGGGCTATGAAGTCCACGGCATGGTGCGACGCTCGTCGGAAGAGAAGTTCGAGCGCATCCAGCACCTGCACGGCAAGATTCAGCTGCACCAGGGCGACCTGCTGGACCAGTTCTCGCTCGCGGCGCTGTTGAATCTGGTCAAGCCCGATGAGGTGTACAACCTCGCGGCGCAGTCGTTCGTGCCCACCAGCTGGAACCAGCCGGTGCTCACCGGCGAGTTCACCGCGCTGGGCGTGACGAAGATGCTGGAGGCCATCCGCCACACGCGTCCGCAGGCGCGCTTCTACCAGGCGTCCTCCAGCGAGATGTTCGGCAAGGTGCTGGAGGTCCCCCAGACGGAGGACACGCCCTTCTATCCGCGCAGCCCCTACGGCGTGGCCAAGGCCTACGGCCACCACATCACCGTGAACTACCGCGAGTCCTTCGGCCTCTTCGCGGTGAGCGGCATCCTCTTCAACCACGAGTCGCCGCGCCGCGGCCTCGAGTTCGTCACGCGCAAGGTCACGTACAACGTGGCGCGCATCAAGCTGGGCCTCCAGGAGAAGCTGCCCATGGGCAACCTGGACGCCAAGCGCGACTGGGGCTTCGCGGGCGACTACGTGGACGCCATGTGGCGGATGCTCCAGCAGCCGGAGCCGGAGGACTACGTGGTGGCCACCAACGAGACGCACACCGTGCGCGAGCTGGTGGAGATTGCCTTTGGCCGCGTGGGCCTGGACTGGCAGAAGCACGTCGTCATCGACCCGGCCTTCGTTCGCCCGGCCGAGGTGGACCTGCTCATCGGCGACCCGGCCAAGGCCAAGGAGAAGCTGGGCTGGGAGCCGAAGGTGCGCTTCAAGCAGCTCATCGAGATGATGGTGGACGCGGACCTGGAGCGCGTGAAGGCGGGGCAGCGGTAG
- a CDS encoding myxosortase-dependent phytase-like phosphatase: MRHPIFFILAASLSGAVASAQPLQVPAFSQTTPGPTTIGGSIRDVALWVAPRNTDAGSDAGPGGLLLTAYNNQNAGLATFGLDGQQLEDEQLDGPVASVAVRDGFRLGANTLSLAVTSNVNRGLTAYSVDSLRTSDRVQRIGTGPFLITSAAFTSMAFYRSASSGRLFVFASNDVGSVSQFEMSGEDGGVSATLVNRAISVGGAVTGMLVDEERGHLFVVQAGTAIWRYAAEPDGGTTRTQVVSLTATDSKLSRNVNRLALYRAANSEGYLLAADTQAGTFAVLDRRSYAFLGSFTVVPGDGGVGGAVAPRALAVTSSPVGAFPDGLFVAQNSSGTGTDDLKLVRWDAVAQAFNPPLRIDTRPNQPDGGVDGGVDAGSDGGGGGGVGPGPLPGGGIPPVDEGSGCSCASASVPGSVLLGLLALGMSLRRRRER, from the coding sequence ATGCGTCACCCCATCTTCTTCATCCTGGCGGCATCGCTGTCTGGCGCGGTCGCATCCGCTCAACCCCTGCAGGTTCCGGCTTTCAGCCAGACGACACCCGGGCCCACCACCATCGGTGGTTCCATTCGAGACGTCGCCCTCTGGGTCGCACCGAGGAACACCGACGCGGGCTCGGATGCGGGACCTGGTGGATTGCTCCTCACGGCCTACAACAACCAGAACGCGGGACTCGCCACGTTTGGGTTGGATGGTCAACAACTCGAGGATGAACAACTGGACGGACCGGTGGCCAGCGTCGCGGTGCGTGATGGCTTTCGACTGGGCGCGAACACGCTGTCGTTGGCGGTGACGAGCAACGTGAATCGCGGTCTGACGGCCTACTCCGTGGACAGTCTGCGAACGAGTGACCGCGTGCAACGGATTGGTACCGGCCCCTTCCTCATCACCAGCGCCGCCTTCACGTCCATGGCGTTCTATCGCAGCGCCAGCTCCGGCCGCCTCTTCGTCTTCGCCAGCAACGACGTGGGCTCTGTCTCGCAGTTCGAGATGTCGGGAGAAGATGGCGGGGTGTCCGCCACCTTGGTGAATCGGGCCATCAGCGTGGGGGGCGCCGTCACGGGCATGCTCGTCGATGAGGAGCGCGGCCACCTGTTCGTGGTCCAGGCCGGCACGGCCATCTGGCGCTACGCCGCGGAGCCCGATGGGGGCACCACACGCACCCAGGTCGTCTCCCTGACCGCGACCGACAGCAAGCTGTCCCGGAACGTCAACCGACTGGCGCTGTACCGCGCGGCCAACTCGGAAGGGTATCTGCTGGCCGCGGACACCCAGGCCGGCACCTTCGCCGTGTTGGACCGCCGCTCGTATGCCTTCCTCGGCTCGTTCACCGTGGTGCCGGGAGATGGTGGCGTGGGTGGGGCCGTGGCGCCTCGTGCGCTCGCGGTGACGTCCAGCCCCGTGGGGGCGTTTCCGGATGGCTTGTTCGTCGCGCAGAACTCCTCCGGCACGGGCACGGATGACTTGAAGCTCGTGCGCTGGGACGCCGTGGCCCAGGCCTTCAACCCGCCGCTGCGCATCGACACCCGGCCGAATCAGCCGGATGGGGGCGTGGACGGCGGGGTGGATGCGGGCTCGGATGGAGGCGGTGGAGGGGGCGTGGGTCCTGGGCCGCTGCCGGGCGGGGGGATTCCTCCCGTGGATGAGGGCTCCGGGTGCTCCTGTGCCTCGGCGTCCGTGCCTGGCAGTGTGCTCCTCGGCCTGCTGGCCCTGGGGATGTCGCTGCGCCGCCGCCGCGAGCGCTGA